One window of the Nocardia huaxiensis genome contains the following:
- a CDS encoding TerD family protein: protein MTFPLRDAQGADIVYLSVGLGWDPARRKRFGKQYEIDLNVAAMIYSGTDLVDVVYHEQMLSTDQAVRLHGDNLTGEGPGDDEIITVDLTRIESYVTAVLFVVTCYTGQDLAGVENAFCRMVNTATAAELARYDIASVPGTGFIMGGLFRPTGSWEFREINQGIQAQHPVEATAHLGRYL, encoded by the coding sequence GTGACATTTCCGCTACGCGACGCGCAGGGCGCCGACATCGTCTACCTCAGTGTCGGTCTGGGCTGGGATCCGGCTCGCCGCAAGCGATTCGGCAAGCAGTACGAGATCGACCTGAATGTCGCGGCCATGATCTACAGCGGCACGGATCTGGTCGACGTGGTCTACCACGAGCAGATGCTGTCCACCGACCAAGCGGTCCGCCTGCACGGCGACAATCTGACCGGCGAAGGCCCCGGCGACGACGAGATCATCACCGTGGATCTGACTCGCATCGAGTCGTACGTGACCGCGGTGCTCTTCGTCGTCACCTGCTACACCGGGCAGGACCTGGCCGGCGTCGAGAACGCCTTCTGCCGCATGGTGAATACCGCCACCGCCGCCGAATTGGCTCGCTACGACATCGCTTCCGTCCCCGGCACGGGTTTCATCATGGGTGGCTTGTTCCGGCCCACCGGCAGCTGGGAGTTCCGCGAGATCAACCAGGGCATCCAGGCCCAGCATCCGGTGGAGGCCACCGCCCATCTCGGCCGCTACCTCTAG
- a CDS encoding cupredoxin domain-containing protein, producing the protein MRSMHHNLLGAVTVAAAVAIAAPPAHADLPTVQLGFHNGYCSTTELNVPADTPFNVDIDTSFQFTDQSEFRIPSLKIRKILPSAYFNPHARVVVGAQPPGSIPFELMTPTVSGSAGTGCWGTIHVW; encoded by the coding sequence ATGAGGAGCATGCACCACAACCTGCTCGGGGCCGTGACCGTCGCCGCGGCGGTCGCGATCGCCGCGCCGCCGGCCCACGCGGACCTGCCGACCGTGCAGCTCGGATTCCACAATGGCTACTGTTCGACGACCGAACTCAACGTCCCGGCGGACACTCCGTTCAATGTCGACATCGACACCAGCTTCCAGTTCACCGATCAGTCGGAGTTCCGGATTCCGTCGCTGAAGATCCGGAAGATCCTGCCCAGCGCCTACTTCAATCCGCACGCCCGGGTCGTGGTCGGCGCGCAGCCGCCCGGGTCGATTCCCTTCGAACTCATGACGCCCACAGTGTCGGGGAGCGCGGGCACGGGTTGCTGGGGAACGATTCACGTGTGGTGA
- a CDS encoding TetR/AcrR family transcriptional regulator has product MGNPAREQPRQERSRLRREALVRAALELIAEQGPSAVTHRGVAARAGLPGATTGYFFASVQDLIDEALALQVHDRISEFGPLLDNALATRPTLDDVLWLIATTAARSRTAVIAQFQLYLDAGRRPELEGPVTQALEQFEALAARVLRACGAVDPDAAAEQIVAMIDGFLLHRLGRPRTRAAEADSLHHALRALTLSHLAGPDRDAADQLLQRRVGP; this is encoded by the coding sequence ATGGGTAATCCCGCACGCGAGCAACCCCGCCAGGAACGCAGCCGACTGCGGCGCGAAGCACTGGTCCGCGCCGCACTGGAACTGATCGCCGAACAGGGTCCGAGCGCGGTGACCCATCGCGGAGTCGCGGCGCGCGCGGGACTGCCGGGAGCCACCACCGGGTACTTCTTCGCCTCGGTGCAGGACCTGATCGATGAGGCGCTCGCGCTGCAGGTCCACGACCGCATCAGCGAGTTCGGGCCGCTGCTGGACAACGCGCTGGCGACCCGGCCCACCCTGGACGATGTGCTCTGGCTGATCGCGACGACGGCGGCCCGATCCCGCACCGCCGTCATCGCCCAGTTCCAGCTGTATCTGGATGCCGGTCGCCGCCCCGAGCTGGAAGGCCCGGTCACCCAGGCGCTCGAGCAGTTCGAAGCGCTGGCCGCGCGGGTGCTGCGGGCTTGTGGCGCAGTCGATCCCGATGCGGCGGCGGAGCAGATCGTGGCCATGATCGACGGTTTCCTGCTGCATCGCCTCGGTCGCCCGCGCACCCGCGCCGCCGAGGCCGATTCCCTGCACCACGCCTTGCGCGCACTCACGCTCTCCCATCTCGCCGGGCCCGATCGTGATGCGGCGGATCAGCTCCTGCAACGACGCGTCGGCCCCTGA
- a CDS encoding SGNH/GDSL hydrolase family protein — protein MRSTLTAVLAAAAFATLPGAPADATPPDYADYVALGDSFAAGPLVPTQNIAAATCLQSVDNGYPAQLAATLGVRNFRNASCSGAKAQDFDKSGPGWGRGATPQYDALTADTDLVTLTIGANDAGLFQDLLGCLNPVPGNTTRDCVDRFTTGGTDQLAAKVDASAAHIGGTLAEIARRAPHARIVITSYGKYLRPGGCTDLTTPIGPRDADYLQATIDRLGDRIAEQATAHGATFVDLRPASLGHDACAAPADRWIEPLLPAAAAAPFHPNALGGQAFAALIAAAL, from the coding sequence ATGCGTTCCACGCTGACCGCCGTGCTCGCGGCCGCCGCCTTCGCGACCCTGCCGGGCGCACCGGCCGACGCGACCCCACCGGACTATGCCGACTACGTCGCTCTCGGCGATTCCTTCGCGGCGGGCCCGCTCGTGCCGACCCAGAACATCGCCGCCGCGACCTGCCTCCAATCGGTCGACAACGGCTATCCGGCACAGCTGGCCGCCACCCTGGGCGTGCGAAACTTCCGCAATGCCAGCTGTTCCGGCGCCAAGGCGCAGGACTTCGACAAGTCCGGCCCGGGCTGGGGTCGCGGAGCGACGCCCCAATACGACGCGCTCACCGCCGACACCGATCTGGTGACCCTCACCATCGGCGCGAACGATGCCGGGCTGTTCCAGGATCTGCTCGGCTGCCTGAATCCCGTGCCGGGCAATACCACCCGCGATTGCGTGGACCGTTTCACCACCGGCGGCACCGATCAGCTCGCCGCCAAGGTGGACGCCTCCGCCGCGCACATCGGCGGCACGCTCGCCGAGATCGCCCGCCGCGCACCCCACGCCCGCATCGTGATCACCAGCTACGGCAAATACCTGCGCCCCGGCGGCTGCACCGATCTCACCACCCCGATCGGCCCACGCGATGCCGACTACCTGCAGGCCACCATCGACCGCCTCGGCGACCGCATTGCCGAACAGGCCACCGCGCACGGCGCGACCTTCGTGGACCTGCGCCCGGCCAGCCTCGGCCACGACGCCTGCGCCGCCCCGGCCGACCGCTGGATCGAACCCCTGCTCCCCGCCGCGGCCGCGGCACCGTTCCATCCCAATGCCCTTGGCGGACAAGCGTTCGCGGCCTTGATCGCGGCGGCGCTGTAG
- a CDS encoding NAD-dependent epimerase/dehydratase family protein yields the protein MRILVLGGYGAVGRPLVAELRRAGDTVVVAGRDPARADIAVDLTDPGLHSYRRAVEGIDVVVNAAGVEDPRLAEQAAACGAAFADITASTEYVALLEKSMPDRPVIVSVGLAPGLTNLLAAAVHARSPEPIDIAVLLGAGEPHGVAATDWTYRLLGRTFRSGGERVRNYTRPRVFTLPGHGRRRLVRADFSDQHVLTRDLGVRVRTHFALDSRVATAALALATWIPGAAAMPRGLPMPGADEWIVLARTPSGHLAWARGRGQSRATALLTVAAIRASVDLAPGVHHLHNVLTLADLSSIPDLEIGTSPVAVP from the coding sequence ATGAGAATTCTCGTGCTGGGAGGATACGGAGCGGTCGGGCGACCCCTGGTGGCCGAACTGCGCCGAGCCGGAGACACGGTCGTGGTCGCGGGACGGGATCCGGCCCGCGCCGATATCGCCGTCGATCTCACCGACCCGGGACTGCACTCCTACCGCCGGGCCGTCGAGGGGATCGACGTCGTCGTCAATGCCGCCGGTGTCGAGGATCCGCGCCTGGCCGAGCAGGCCGCCGCGTGTGGAGCGGCCTTCGCCGATATCACCGCCTCGACCGAATACGTTGCGCTGCTGGAGAAGTCGATGCCGGACCGGCCGGTGATCGTGAGCGTCGGGCTCGCGCCCGGACTGACCAATCTGCTGGCCGCCGCCGTGCACGCGCGGTCGCCGGAGCCCATCGATATCGCCGTCCTGCTCGGCGCGGGGGAGCCGCACGGCGTGGCCGCGACCGACTGGACCTATCGCCTGCTCGGCCGGACCTTCCGCAGCGGCGGCGAACGCGTCCGCAACTACACGCGCCCACGGGTATTCACCCTGCCCGGGCACGGCCGTCGTCGGCTGGTGCGCGCCGACTTCTCCGATCAGCATGTCCTCACCCGCGATCTGGGTGTTCGCGTACGCACCCATTTCGCCCTGGACTCCCGCGTCGCGACGGCCGCGCTGGCGCTGGCGACCTGGATTCCGGGCGCGGCAGCCATGCCGCGGGGGTTGCCGATGCCGGGGGCCGACGAGTGGATTGTGTTGGCGCGCACACCATCCGGTCACCTGGCGTGGGCGCGGGGACGCGGCCAGTCGCGGGCCACCGCCTTGCTCACGGTCGCGGCCATCCGCGCCTCGGTCGATCTCGCGCCGGGCGTGCACCACCTCCACAATGTCCTGACACTCGCCGACCTGTCCTCGATCCCGGACCTGGAAATCGGCACGTCACCGGTGGCCGTGCCCTGA
- a CDS encoding MFS transporter, protein MHSQTPAQHHHEVVPPTDPRRWRALAVLAIAQFMLILDITVVTVALPDIGADLDLSRAATTWVVTAYTLLFGGLMIFGGRAADLFGARRVVMSGLAMFTASSLVAGLAVNASMLIAARVGQGIGAALLAPAAMSVITTTFHGAERNRALGVWGALGGTGAAAGVLVGGLLTAGPGWAWIFFVNVPVGLVLLALMTRVLPERPGRPGEGIDVLGAVIATATVGSAIYGLINAGDHGWSDPLSAGPLAAAVVLAIAFVAYERTIARPLLNPALLVRRPIAAGAVLMLVATGLLITGFFLGSFYLQQAQGNSALVTGLLFVPVAIGTILGAHNAGHFIGRFGYRPVGVAGLLVAAVGGAVPVFWSGTTALIIGLTVAAAGQGAVIVTATTTALATVDHAQAGVTSGLINTFHEVGAALGVAVLSTVAAVSLRSLGADTSGFTSAFALSAGIAVVVAVIAVVLVPAGKPPAGMRVSAH, encoded by the coding sequence ATGCACTCGCAGACGCCCGCACAGCACCACCACGAGGTTGTGCCACCCACCGATCCACGCCGCTGGCGAGCCCTTGCGGTGCTCGCCATCGCACAGTTCATGCTCATCCTCGACATCACCGTCGTCACCGTCGCGCTGCCGGACATCGGCGCGGACCTCGACCTGAGCCGCGCCGCCACCACCTGGGTCGTGACCGCCTACACGCTGCTGTTCGGCGGTCTGATGATCTTCGGTGGGCGGGCCGCCGACCTGTTCGGCGCGCGACGCGTGGTCATGTCCGGATTGGCGATGTTCACCGCCTCGTCGCTGGTGGCGGGTCTGGCCGTGAACGCGTCCATGCTGATCGCCGCGCGCGTCGGCCAGGGCATCGGGGCGGCCCTGCTCGCACCGGCGGCCATGTCCGTTATCACCACGACTTTCCATGGGGCGGAACGCAATAGGGCCCTCGGTGTGTGGGGCGCCCTCGGCGGGACCGGCGCGGCGGCGGGGGTGCTCGTCGGCGGGCTCCTGACCGCCGGACCCGGCTGGGCGTGGATCTTCTTCGTCAATGTGCCTGTGGGACTGGTACTGCTGGCTCTCATGACCCGCGTCCTCCCCGAGCGGCCCGGACGGCCCGGTGAGGGCATCGATGTGCTCGGCGCGGTAATCGCCACCGCCACCGTAGGATCCGCGATCTACGGATTGATCAACGCTGGCGACCACGGTTGGTCCGACCCGCTCAGCGCGGGTCCCCTGGCTGCGGCTGTCGTCCTGGCCATCGCCTTTGTGGCGTACGAGCGCACGATCGCGCGTCCGCTGCTGAATCCCGCTCTGCTCGTGCGCCGTCCGATCGCCGCGGGTGCGGTGCTGATGCTCGTCGCCACCGGTCTGCTGATCACCGGGTTCTTCCTCGGCTCGTTCTATCTTCAGCAGGCACAGGGCAATTCGGCTCTGGTCACCGGCCTGCTGTTCGTTCCGGTGGCGATCGGCACCATCCTCGGCGCGCACAATGCCGGGCATTTCATCGGGCGGTTCGGTTATCGGCCGGTCGGTGTCGCTGGGTTGCTCGTCGCCGCAGTGGGTGGCGCTGTGCCCGTGTTCTGGAGTGGCACAACCGCTTTGATCATCGGACTCACGGTGGCGGCCGCGGGTCAGGGCGCCGTCATCGTCACCGCCACCACCACGGCCCTGGCCACCGTCGACCACGCCCAGGCCGGTGTGACATCCGGTCTGATCAATACCTTCCACGAGGTCGGCGCGGCACTCGGCGTCGCGGTGCTCTCCACGGTGGCCGCGGTCAGCCTGCGCAGCCTGGGAGCCGACACCAGCGGATTCACCAGCGCCTTCGCTCTCAGCGCGGGGATCGCGGTGGTGGTCGCCGTGATCGCCGTGGTTCTGGTCCCGGCGGGCAAGCCGCCGGCCGGGATGCGCGTGAGCGCCCACTGA
- a CDS encoding TetR/AcrR family transcriptional regulator, with product MFKKAGECEVPPAEAKPAQAKRADARRNIAAILDAAQDCLVADPDANLAEIAKHAGVGRITLYGHFPSRAELIDAVFTRAMEESDRTLDTIELDGNPRAALRRLVTASWRIVDRFRSLLIAAQNHIAAERIRDAHEGPLRRVTGLIERGRAEGVFRDDQPAQWMATVYYSVIHGAAAEVAAGRLAEADADTLITATLLGAYAPPANS from the coding sequence ATGTTCAAGAAAGCGGGTGAGTGCGAGGTGCCCCCAGCGGAAGCGAAACCGGCCCAGGCCAAGCGCGCCGACGCGCGGCGCAATATCGCCGCCATCCTGGACGCCGCCCAGGACTGCCTGGTCGCCGACCCCGATGCGAATCTGGCCGAGATCGCCAAGCACGCCGGGGTCGGTCGCATCACCCTGTACGGACACTTCCCGTCCCGCGCCGAACTCATCGACGCGGTCTTCACGCGCGCCATGGAGGAGAGCGACCGCACCCTGGACACCATCGAGCTGGACGGTAATCCCCGGGCCGCGCTGCGCAGGCTCGTCACCGCGTCCTGGCGCATCGTCGACCGATTCCGGTCACTGTTGATCGCCGCGCAGAATCACATTGCGGCCGAACGCATTCGCGACGCGCACGAAGGACCGCTGCGACGGGTCACCGGCCTGATCGAACGCGGCCGCGCCGAAGGTGTCTTCCGCGACGACCAGCCCGCGCAGTGGATGGCCACGGTGTACTACAGCGTGATCCACGGCGCGGCAGCGGAAGTCGCCGCGGGCCGCCTCGCGGAAGCCGACGCGGACACCCTCATCACCGCGACACTGCTGGGCGCGTACGCCCCGCCCGCGAACTCCTAA
- a CDS encoding MFS transporter — translation MVSSLFRNRDYLRLFTAQVSGLFGTGLTTVALGLLAYELAGGAAAAVLGTALTIKMVVYVTVAPIVGAYADRLPRRAFLVALHLIRAGVVLALPFIDQIWQIYVLIAVLQTASAAYTPTYQAVIPDILPDEREYTRALSAAQLAATMETLLSPMLAAAALTVMSFHWLFVGTAIGFAVSAALVVATRIPNATATTQGSFRDRITVGLRIFAATPRLRGLLGLNLVVAAAGSVIMINTVNYVRDTLGGTQSGVAMLLAANGFGTMLVALALPRVLDRLGARPVMLTGATTLLAGLAAAITLSLADAGDWRWAAAIAVWALIGAGTAAILTPTGQVLRRSTQPSDRPAIFAAQFSLSHLAWLLTYPITGWLTTTAGFTTTWVTLAVLATAGITVALRMWPKQDPEVITHLHPVGTIDPDRLGDAELVNERYYLHTHVYVIDADHRHWPTKTPRGLEVTAAA, via the coding sequence ATGGTCAGCTCGCTCTTCCGCAATCGTGACTACCTCCGGCTGTTCACAGCTCAGGTGTCGGGCTTGTTCGGAACCGGATTGACCACCGTCGCACTGGGTTTGCTCGCCTACGAGCTCGCCGGCGGTGCCGCGGCCGCCGTCCTCGGCACCGCGCTGACGATCAAGATGGTGGTCTACGTGACGGTCGCGCCGATCGTGGGCGCCTACGCCGACCGCCTGCCGCGCCGCGCATTCCTGGTGGCGCTGCACCTGATTCGCGCCGGCGTCGTGCTGGCGCTGCCGTTCATCGACCAGATCTGGCAGATCTACGTGCTGATCGCGGTGCTGCAAACCGCCTCGGCCGCCTACACACCCACCTACCAGGCCGTCATCCCCGACATCCTGCCCGACGAACGCGAATACACCCGCGCGCTCTCGGCAGCCCAGCTGGCCGCCACCATGGAAACGCTGCTGAGCCCCATGCTCGCCGCCGCCGCGCTCACCGTCATGAGCTTCCACTGGCTGTTCGTCGGCACCGCAATCGGATTCGCCGTCTCCGCCGCCCTGGTGGTCGCCACCCGCATTCCGAACGCCACCGCCACCACCCAGGGCAGCTTCCGGGATCGGATCACCGTCGGCCTGCGCATCTTCGCCGCCACCCCGCGCCTGCGCGGCCTGCTCGGCCTGAACCTCGTGGTGGCCGCCGCCGGCTCGGTGATCATGATCAATACCGTCAACTACGTCCGCGACACCCTGGGCGGCACCCAGTCCGGCGTGGCAATGCTGCTGGCCGCCAATGGTTTCGGCACCATGCTCGTGGCGCTGGCCCTGCCCCGCGTGCTCGACCGACTCGGCGCCCGCCCGGTCATGCTGACCGGCGCGACCACCCTGCTTGCCGGACTGGCAGCCGCCATCACCCTGTCGCTCGCCGACGCCGGCGACTGGCGCTGGGCCGCGGCCATCGCGGTCTGGGCCCTGATCGGCGCGGGCACCGCCGCCATCCTCACCCCCACCGGGCAGGTGCTGCGCCGCTCGACCCAGCCCTCGGATCGCCCCGCCATCTTCGCCGCCCAGTTCTCCCTGTCCCACCTGGCCTGGCTGCTCACCTACCCGATCACCGGATGGCTCACCACCACAGCGGGATTCACCACCACCTGGGTGACCCTAGCCGTCCTCGCCACCGCCGGCATCACCGTCGCCCTGCGCATGTGGCCGAAACAGGATCCGGAGGTCATCACCCACCTGCACCCCGTCGGCACCATCGACCCCGACCGCCTCGGTGACGCCGAACTGGTGAACGAACGCTACTACCTCCACACCCACGTCTACGTCATCGACGCCGATCACCGCCACTGGCCGACGAAGACCCCGCGAGGTCTGGAAGTCACCGCGGCAGCCTGA
- a CDS encoding NAD(P)/FAD-dependent oxidoreductase has product MSTLNRIVIIGASLAGLRALQALRAAEFAGEIVVVGAEAHLPYNRPPLSKSVLDGDDDVSLPGADILGTDWLRGRQATALRPESKTVVLDDGSELSYDGLVIATGARPRTLDRHPEGVHTLRTLDDALRLRAELAAGHDHLTVVGGGFIGSEVASTARQRGLAVTLVDGGAQPMLATLGHHAARWLTDLHTRHGVELVTGSRATRFEGDDRVTAVRLDSGRSVPAKLVVAGLGVVPNTDWLEGSGVKLDGGVLVTDTLFAEGTDSIVAAGDVARWPHSRHDRALVRVEHWATANDQGALAARNLLAGPADAQPYTAVPTFATRIHGARIQTAGLPHLADEEHVVFGSPADDQFAVAFLANGTPVGAVAVNAHKELNRIKRVIAERGSLEIPAA; this is encoded by the coding sequence ATGAGCACTTTGAATCGAATTGTCATCATCGGCGCTTCCCTCGCCGGATTGCGTGCGCTGCAAGCACTTCGGGCCGCGGAGTTCGCGGGCGAGATCGTTGTGGTCGGCGCGGAAGCACATCTGCCCTACAACCGTCCGCCGCTGTCGAAGAGTGTTCTCGACGGCGACGACGATGTCTCACTGCCGGGCGCGGACATCCTCGGCACGGATTGGCTACGCGGCAGGCAGGCGACGGCGCTGCGTCCGGAGTCGAAAACCGTTGTCCTGGATGACGGTTCCGAACTTTCCTACGACGGTCTCGTCATCGCGACCGGTGCCCGGCCCCGAACTCTCGACCGCCACCCCGAAGGTGTCCACACCCTGCGCACCCTCGACGATGCCCTGCGGCTGCGAGCAGAACTCGCCGCCGGACACGACCACCTCACCGTCGTCGGCGGCGGCTTCATCGGCAGCGAGGTGGCCTCCACCGCCCGGCAGCGGGGTCTGGCCGTCACCCTCGTGGACGGCGGCGCCCAGCCCATGCTGGCCACCCTCGGCCACCACGCCGCCCGCTGGCTCACCGATCTGCACACCCGCCACGGCGTCGAACTCGTAACCGGTTCTCGCGCAACCAGATTCGAAGGCGACGACCGCGTGACCGCAGTCCGTCTCGACAGCGGCCGCTCGGTCCCCGCCAAGCTCGTGGTTGCCGGGCTGGGTGTCGTGCCGAACACCGACTGGCTCGAGGGCAGCGGCGTGAAACTCGACGGCGGCGTCCTGGTCACCGACACCCTCTTCGCCGAGGGCACGGACTCCATCGTCGCGGCCGGCGACGTCGCCCGCTGGCCGCACTCCCGCCACGACCGCGCCCTCGTGCGCGTCGAGCACTGGGCGACCGCCAACGACCAGGGCGCACTCGCGGCCCGCAACCTGCTCGCCGGCCCGGCGGACGCACAGCCCTACACCGCTGTCCCGACCTTCGCCACCCGTATCCACGGCGCCCGCATCCAGACCGCGGGTCTCCCCCACCTCGCCGATGAGGAGCATGTGGTCTTCGGCTCGCCCGCGGATGATCAGTTCGCCGTGGCCTTCCTCGCCAATGGCACACCGGTCGGCGCGGTAGCGGTCAACGCCCACAAGGAACTGAACCGAATCAAACGTGTGATCGCCGAGCGCGGTTCCCTGGAGATACCGGCAGCCTGA
- a CDS encoding DUF3039 domain-containing protein, translating into MSTDTLVRPDTTTDETTQDDAPKFFHYVKKDKIAESAVMGTHVVALCGEVFPVTKSPKPGSPVCPDCKRIYEMMKKD; encoded by the coding sequence GTGAGCACAGACACCCTGGTACGTCCGGACACGACCACGGACGAAACAACGCAGGACGACGCCCCCAAGTTCTTCCACTATGTGAAGAAGGACAAGATCGCCGAAAGCGCCGTCATGGGCACCCACGTCGTAGCCCTGTGCGGCGAAGTCTTCCCCGTGACGAAGTCCCCCAAACCCGGCTCTCCGGTCTGCCCCGACTGCAAGCGCATCTACGAGATGATGAAGAAGGACTAG
- a CDS encoding DUF3099 domain-containing protein, translating into MQQDGESQGAVGGEGGRPEVEFRPAGSIPKPPRPAQGYFPGEKEHPALITEAQTSLEQQHRNRVRRYTIIMAFRIPCLVGAAIAYSVWGNWVISLLIIGVSIPLPWIAVLIANDRPPRTREEPSRWDGRRNQAAIESRPHKAIDG; encoded by the coding sequence ATGCAGCAGGACGGGGAATCCCAGGGCGCGGTCGGTGGCGAGGGCGGGCGACCCGAGGTCGAATTCCGGCCCGCGGGTTCGATTCCGAAGCCGCCGCGGCCGGCGCAGGGGTATTTCCCGGGTGAGAAGGAACATCCGGCGCTGATCACGGAGGCGCAGACCTCGCTGGAACAGCAGCATCGGAATCGGGTGCGGCGGTACACGATCATTATGGCGTTCCGGATTCCGTGCCTGGTGGGGGCGGCGATCGCCTACAGCGTGTGGGGGAACTGGGTTATTTCGCTGCTGATCATCGGGGTGTCGATTCCGCTGCCGTGGATCGCGGTGCTGATCGCCAATGACCGGCCGCCGCGCACGCGGGAGGAGCCCAGCCGGTGGGACGGGCGGCGCAATCAGGCCGCGATCGAGTCACGGCCGCACAAGGCCATCGACGGGTGA
- a CDS encoding MFS transporter, producing the protein MSELRTDPALESPDAAGESRRAPRLHPAWFVAVVGFIALLGAAGFRSVPGVLMDPLHAEFGWSHGTIGAAVSVNVLLYGLISPFAAALMDRFGIRLVVAWALVLIAAGSGLTVFMTQAWQLVATWGLLVGVGVGSMSMPFVATITGRWFVRQRGLVTGVLTAAGATGQLIFLPLVASLAHEHGWRLPALIVAGTALAVVPLVLLFIRDYPSDVGVTAYGAEPGSQVGVRIAVSGGAGRALTVLASVARKPVFWLLAGGFAICGASTNGLIGTHFVSAAHDHGMPATTAAGLLALVGVFDVAGTIASGWLTDRVDSRYLLVGYYTLRGLSLMILPALLAPDVKPSMWAFVIFYGLDWIATVPPTVALCREHFGADGPVAFGWVFAAHQIGAALAAFGAGLIRDLQGSYALAFFIAGGLCALAAVFSGFIRRSPVDGLVRP; encoded by the coding sequence GTGAGTGAACTTCGAACCGATCCGGCACTGGAATCACCCGATGCCGCAGGCGAATCCCGCCGCGCACCGCGCCTGCACCCCGCCTGGTTCGTCGCCGTGGTCGGCTTCATCGCGCTGCTGGGGGCGGCCGGATTCCGATCGGTGCCCGGTGTGCTCATGGATCCACTGCATGCGGAGTTCGGGTGGTCGCACGGGACCATCGGGGCGGCGGTGTCGGTGAATGTGCTGCTGTACGGGCTGATTTCGCCGTTCGCGGCGGCGCTCATGGACCGGTTCGGGATTCGACTGGTGGTGGCCTGGGCGCTGGTGCTCATCGCGGCGGGGAGCGGGCTCACCGTATTCATGACGCAGGCTTGGCAGTTGGTGGCCACCTGGGGGCTGCTGGTCGGCGTCGGGGTCGGGTCCATGTCGATGCCGTTCGTGGCGACCATTACCGGGCGGTGGTTCGTGCGGCAGCGCGGGCTGGTCACCGGTGTGCTCACGGCGGCGGGCGCGACCGGGCAGTTGATCTTCCTGCCGCTGGTGGCGAGTCTGGCGCACGAGCACGGCTGGCGGCTGCCCGCGCTGATCGTGGCGGGTACGGCCCTGGCGGTGGTCCCGCTGGTGCTGCTGTTCATCCGGGACTATCCGAGCGATGTCGGTGTCACCGCGTACGGTGCGGAACCGGGCAGCCAGGTCGGTGTGCGCATCGCGGTGTCGGGTGGTGCGGGGCGGGCGCTGACGGTGCTCGCGTCGGTGGCGCGCAAGCCCGTATTCTGGCTGCTCGCAGGTGGTTTCGCCATCTGTGGTGCATCCACCAACGGCCTGATCGGCACGCATTTCGTGAGCGCCGCCCACGATCACGGCATGCCCGCCACCACGGCGGCCGGGCTGCTGGCGCTGGTCGGCGTCTTCGATGTGGCGGGCACCATCGCGTCGGGCTGGCTCACCGATCGGGTCGATTCGCGCTATCTGCTGGTCGGCTACTACACGCTGCGCGGCTTGTCGCTCATGATCCTGCCCGCGCTGCTCGCACCCGATGTGAAGCCGAGCATGTGGGCGTTCGTCATCTTCTACGGCCTGGACTGGATCGCCACGGTGCCGCCGACGGTCGCGCTGTGCCGCGAACACTTCGGTGCGGACGGACCGGTCGCCTTCGGCTGGGTCTTCGCCGCACACCAGATCGGCGCGGCTCTGGCGGCCTTCGGCGCGGGCCTCATTCGCGATCTACAGGGCAGTTACGCCCTGGCCTTCTTCATCGCCGGCGGCCTGTGCGCCCTCGCGGCAGTGTTCTCCGGATTTATTCGCCGCTCACCCGTCGATGGCCTTGTGCGGCCGTGA